Proteins encoded in a region of the Pseudomonas putida genome:
- a CDS encoding LysR family transcriptional regulator: MSPDTLTDQLSLFLDVLETGSFSAAARRHPLTPSAVARRIDNLESAVGSRLFTRSTHAVRATPAGNAFAERARRIIEELRLARAEAVSLSNAPEGLIRIDAPAAFGRRHLAPAIADFLVAYPGLDVQLRLIDSFVDLHGSHLGEVDLVLRAGPLADTRLVATPLAYMVRIACASPAYLASRGIPTCPSELPGHDGLDWDGLAPPFAWRFSVAGQTRLYRPARMRMAANNAETLLFGALAGLGIAHLPTWLISEYLLRGELIPLFCEGGLPEAESSGIYALRLEHETNSRSRLLLEFLKSRFSPIPPWDLALRSELRE; encoded by the coding sequence ATGAGCCCCGATACCCTGACCGACCAACTGAGCCTGTTCCTCGATGTGCTGGAAACCGGCAGCTTTTCTGCCGCCGCTCGTCGCCACCCGCTGACGCCTTCTGCGGTAGCCCGGCGCATCGACAACCTTGAAAGTGCCGTCGGCAGCCGCCTGTTCACTCGTAGCACCCACGCCGTGAGGGCCACTCCTGCCGGCAATGCATTTGCCGAGCGGGCCAGGCGCATCATCGAGGAACTGCGCCTGGCCCGAGCCGAAGCGGTGTCGCTGAGCAACGCCCCCGAAGGGCTGATCCGCATTGACGCCCCCGCCGCGTTCGGCCGCCGCCACCTGGCCCCGGCGATTGCCGACTTCCTGGTGGCCTACCCAGGCCTGGACGTGCAACTGCGCCTGATCGACAGCTTCGTCGATCTGCATGGCAGCCACCTGGGCGAGGTCGACCTGGTACTGCGCGCCGGCCCCTTGGCCGACACCCGCCTGGTCGCCACGCCGCTGGCCTACATGGTGCGTATCGCCTGTGCCAGCCCCGCCTACCTGGCAAGCCGCGGCATACCCACCTGCCCCAGCGAACTGCCAGGGCATGACGGGCTGGACTGGGACGGCCTAGCGCCGCCGTTTGCCTGGCGCTTCAGCGTAGCCGGGCAAACCCGCCTGTACCGCCCCGCACGCATGCGCATGGCCGCCAACAACGCCGAAACCCTGTTGTTCGGCGCCCTCGCCGGCTTAGGCATAGCCCACCTGCCCACCTGGCTCATCAGCGAATACCTGCTGCGCGGCGAGTTGATCCCGTTGTTTTGCGAGGGCGGCCTGCCGGAAGCCGAGAGCAGTGGTATTTACGCGCTACGCCTGGAACACGAAACGAACTCTCGCAGCCGTTTGCTGCTCGAATTCCTCAAGAGCCGCTTCAGCCCGATTCCACCCTGGGACCTGGCTTTACGCAGTGAACTGCGCGAGTAA